From Nematostella vectensis chromosome 14, jaNemVect1.1, whole genome shotgun sequence, a single genomic window includes:
- the LOC125559910 gene encoding golgin subfamily A member 6-like protein 1 — protein sequence MEKIASKEAELRELGEKLTKSEQEKSDELGKVWETMTELQSVIEDRGKSIDKLEKELKDQEAKHNRQKNTLEQTVAKMKEVMERKGGDANKVNARVAELEKELKEKTKSAEKLVKASEKREKEIDALKRALQDQDQVMGEQQDALTERQLEIESLTEELRTLTDQNTSTNSLSAEIRRLEGTLSVYIEEKDQLQRELDALRKTEAGIEVSKV from the exons ATGGAGAAAATAGCGTCGAAGGAAGCAGAACTCAGAGAACTAGGAGAAAAATTAACGAAATCTGAGCAAGAAAAGTCAGACGAGCTTGGCAAG GTATGGGAGACAATGACTGAGCTACAGTCAGTAATTGAGGATCGCGGAAAATCTATCGACAAGCTCGAAAAAGAGTTGAAAGACCAAGAGGCGAAACACAACAGACAGAAGAACACTCTCGAGCAGACGGTCGCTAAGATGAAGGAAGTGATGGAGAGGAAGGGAGGAGACGCGAACAAAGTCAACGCTAGGGTCGCTGAGCTCGAGAAAGAGCTAAAGGAAAAGACGAAGAGCGCCGAGAAGCTCGTCAAAG CGTCGGAGAAACGTGAAAAGGAAATCGATGCGCTGAAACGCGCGCTTCAAGACCAGGACCAGGTAATGGGGGAACAACAAGATGCACTGACCGAGCGACAGCTGGAGATAGAGTCCCTCACAGAGGAGTTGCGTACACTTACGGACCAGAACACATCCACAAATTCTCTCTCCGCCGAG ATTCGCCGACTAGAAGGCACGCTATCCGTTTACATCGAGGAAAAGGACCAGCTACAGCGGGAGCTCGATGCGCTCAGGAAGACAGAGGCGGGAATCGAGGTGTCAAAGGTATGA
- the LOC125559898 gene encoding centrosomal protein of 164 kDa-like: MKTQQKSSDSAAAKEKRLLKQQLKEKEFEINKLNENLEKAERKQKEYEDLIQLKDVDVRKAAEEKEGMLKAMREAFEVASTKKTEYENKLESVRREMEVEHERELARVRESHVTQILIWRGNAIHEKDKERKLDIKEESVRREMQAEHESELARVRESHSRENATHVKNEERKLDTEEGQVTVPQSPGEDKKLVVQVEKLPSDVKTKVQPLKKTGEMKTEGIEEPASTGPMRRLAQRRPAKNRTSDESTTSEDSSTQDRIEIDVTPIMGRRRTRAATKGSRKRRSSSELSLAEIKAQLSAAKCRRMETDDETPGSVSRSVRTRSTAGRTSSVVKSRPSTARKTSTLVTPGKPPLPLTPKNESSTLSLAEHQSAKKKKKGFFGKLFDSAGDENSPPRVPPSGKKKRKLLKKDISGPMDTFSPTPVRGSVSEASKDDPARRLITRQLRSRK; encoded by the exons ATGAAGACCCAGCAGAAGAGCTCCGACTCGGCCGCCGCCAAGGAAAAACGGCTGCTTAAACAGCAGTTAAAGGAGAAAGAATTCGAGATCAACAAACTCAACGAGAACTTGGAAAAG GCGGAGCGCAAACAGAAAGAGTACGAGGATCTGATCCAGCTGAAAGACGTTGATGTTCGCAAAGCTGCGGAGGAAAAGGAAGGCATGCTCAAAGCCATGCGCGAGGCGTTCGAAGTGGCCTCCACCAAGAAGACCGAGTACGAGAACAAACTAGAGTCAGTGCGGAGAGAGATGGAGGTGGAGCACGAACGCGAACTCGCGCGCGTACGCGAGAGTCAc gtcacccaaatattgatatggcgTGGAAACGCGATACACGAGAAGGATAAGGAAAGGAAATTGGACATAAAGGAAGAGTCAGTGCGGAGAGAAATGCAGGCAGAGCACGAATCCGAACTCGCGCGCGTACGCGAGAGCCACTCGCGTGAAAACGCGACACACGTGAAGAATGAGGAAAGGAAATTGGACACAGAGGAAGGGCAAGTGACAGTACCTCAGTCGCCAGGCGAAGACAAGAAGCTGGTCGTTCAGGTTGAGAAACTACCG TCGGATGTGAAGACTAAAGTTCAGCCACTCAAGAAGACTGGAGAGATGAAGACTGAAGGAATTGAAGAGCCGGCAAGTACCGGGCCCATGAGACGCCTCGCCCAGCGCAGACCTGCCAAGAACCGCACTTCAGACGAGTCCACCACTTCCGAGGATAGCTCTACTCAG GATCGCATTGAGATAGACGTTACTCCCATCATGGGACGTAGACGAACTCGCGCCGCCACAAAGGGCTCAAGAAAACGCCGAAGTAGCAGCGAGCTCTCCCTTGCCGAG ATCAAAGCGCAGTTGTCCGCCGCCAAGTGCCGTAGGATGGAAACAGATGACGAGACTCCTGGGTCTGTCTCCCGCTCTGT tcGAACCCGCTCCACCGCGGGTAGGACGAGCTCTGTGGTCAAATCACGACCGAGTACAGCACGAAAAACATCCACGCTCGTCACGCCTGGCAagcctcccctccctctaacTCCCAAG AATGAGAGCAGCACTTTAAGTCTTGCGGAGCACCAGTCCgcgaagaagaagaagaaaggttTCTTCGGCAAGCTTTTCGACTCCGCCG GTGACGAAAACTCCCCTCCCCGAGTTCCGCCATCAGGGAAGAAGAAGAGAAAGCTTCTAAAGAAAGACATATCCGGTCCCATGGACACATTCTCCCCGACGCCCGTCAGAGGCTCAGTCAGCGAGGCGAGCAAAGATGACCCTGCTAGACGATTAATCACTCGACAATTGCGctcaagaaaataa